The following coding sequences are from one Apodemus sylvaticus chromosome X, mApoSyl1.1, whole genome shotgun sequence window:
- the LOC127675584 gene encoding 40S ribosomal protein S29-like: protein MDDGHHQLSWSHLQKFGQGSCSCHICSNHLGLIGKCMRKMSHQGFCQYSKDIGFIKLD from the coding sequence ATGGATGATGGTCACCACCAGCTCTCCTGGAGTCACCTACAGAAGTTCGGCCAGGGTTCTTGCTCTTGCCACATCTGCTCTAACCACCTAGGACTGATCGGTAAATGCATGCGGAAAATGTCCCATCAGGGCTTCTGTCAGTACTCGAAGGACATAGGCTTCATTAAGTTGGACTAA